The Paeniglutamicibacter sulfureus genome includes a region encoding these proteins:
- the hrpB gene encoding ATP-dependent helicase HrpB, with the protein MSTQRNGRDKPRQDNDFDLAAIGRGLVFAQSLPELASALEAGGASGTAVIQAPPGTGKTTLVPPLVANLVRARNGGEARILVTQPRRVAARSAARRLASLDGSSLGGRVGFTVRGENHAGPDTLIEFVTPGILLRRLLADPGLESIDAVVIDEVHERGLETDLLLGMLREVHELRGDLVLVAMSATLDAPRFAQLLGDASGAGSAPVIDCPAALHELETRWVPAAAPRLTDRGVSRTFLTHVATTAAAAHAEALTRDKSLDALVFVPGAWEVADVAAQLRTRAPGTEVLELHGQVVPALQDRAVSGREPGGGPRIIVSTSLAESSLTVPGVRLVIDSGLAREPRRDAARGMSGLVTVSASRAAGIQRAGRAARQGPGTVVRCFAEKSFAAAPAHPRAEITVADLTSAALVLACWGAPGGAGMHLPEPPPASSLEAATTVLSQLGAIDEAGHATALGRRLALIPADPRLGRALLDGAPRLGAGNVAHIVALLAGDYRAQAADLGALLAALRNGRHPQSATWKRECSRLERIAGREAQAQRPPGTATMPSSGTELGLVTALAYPGQVARRVDNATGTTYLLASGTRAGLPAGSPLSHHQWLAVAEVARAAGRDAAGTGALIRAAAPLDEGTALLAAAHLETETVNTVFASGKLSARKEHRLGAIVLSSTPMTPTRAQGRAAVLDALRERGLGMLKFSPAAQLLRSRLGMLHRELGDPWPAMDEDSLLAAAENWLAPELEALAGGKSPGSLDLVDPLRRLLPWPEATAMDELVPERLTVPSGSRIRIDYPGIDEPEAPPVVAVKLQECFGLATSPALVRGRVPVLFHLLSPAGRPLAVTDDLASFWSGPYAQVRAENRGRYPKHPWPEDPWTAPATKHVKKRMAGA; encoded by the coding sequence GTGAGTACGCAGCGGAACGGCCGGGACAAGCCCCGGCAGGACAATGACTTCGACCTGGCTGCCATCGGGCGGGGGCTGGTCTTTGCCCAATCCCTGCCGGAGCTCGCCAGTGCGCTCGAGGCCGGCGGGGCATCCGGAACCGCCGTCATCCAGGCCCCGCCCGGCACCGGCAAGACCACGCTGGTCCCGCCCCTGGTGGCCAACCTGGTTCGGGCCCGCAACGGGGGAGAAGCACGCATCCTGGTCACCCAGCCGCGTCGGGTCGCTGCCCGCTCCGCCGCCCGCCGCTTGGCATCCCTCGACGGCAGCTCACTGGGCGGCCGCGTGGGATTCACGGTGCGCGGGGAAAACCACGCCGGCCCGGACACCCTGATCGAGTTCGTGACCCCGGGAATCCTGCTGCGCCGGCTGCTGGCCGACCCGGGGCTGGAATCCATTGACGCGGTCGTCATCGACGAGGTGCACGAGCGCGGGCTGGAAACCGACTTGCTGCTGGGCATGTTGCGCGAGGTCCACGAACTGCGCGGGGACCTGGTGCTCGTGGCCATGTCCGCGACCCTCGATGCCCCGCGCTTTGCCCAATTGCTGGGTGATGCCTCGGGTGCGGGCAGTGCCCCGGTCATCGACTGCCCTGCGGCGCTGCACGAGCTGGAAACCCGGTGGGTGCCGGCCGCCGCTCCCCGGCTGACCGACCGCGGGGTCTCGCGCACCTTCCTCACCCACGTGGCAACAACCGCCGCTGCCGCCCATGCCGAGGCGCTGACGCGGGACAAGTCCCTCGACGCGCTGGTGTTTGTTCCCGGTGCCTGGGAAGTGGCCGATGTCGCCGCGCAGCTCCGCACCCGCGCGCCGGGCACCGAGGTGCTGGAGTTGCATGGGCAGGTCGTTCCCGCCCTGCAGGACCGTGCCGTCTCGGGGCGCGAACCCGGGGGAGGGCCCCGCATCATCGTCTCCACCTCGCTGGCCGAGTCCTCGCTCACGGTTCCCGGGGTCCGGCTGGTCATCGACTCGGGCCTGGCCCGGGAGCCGCGCCGGGATGCGGCCCGGGGGATGAGCGGACTTGTCACGGTCTCCGCCTCGCGGGCCGCCGGCATCCAGCGGGCCGGCCGCGCCGCACGCCAGGGGCCGGGCACCGTGGTGCGCTGCTTTGCCGAAAAGAGCTTTGCGGCGGCCCCTGCACATCCGCGGGCCGAGATCACCGTTGCCGACCTCACCTCCGCGGCCCTGGTGCTGGCCTGCTGGGGCGCGCCGGGCGGTGCCGGGATGCACCTGCCCGAGCCCCCGCCTGCATCAAGCCTTGAGGCCGCAACCACGGTGCTGTCCCAGCTCGGCGCGATCGACGAGGCCGGGCACGCCACCGCACTGGGCCGCCGCCTGGCCCTGATTCCGGCCGACCCCCGGCTGGGCCGTGCCTTGCTCGACGGCGCCCCGCGGCTCGGGGCCGGAAACGTCGCACACATCGTTGCCTTGCTGGCCGGGGACTACCGCGCCCAGGCCGCCGACCTCGGCGCGCTGCTGGCGGCCCTGCGCAACGGCAGACACCCGCAGTCCGCCACCTGGAAGCGCGAATGCTCGCGCCTGGAACGGATCGCCGGCCGGGAAGCCCAGGCGCAGCGGCCGCCAGGCACAGCGACGATGCCTTCCTCCGGCACCGAGCTTGGCCTGGTAACAGCCCTTGCCTATCCGGGACAGGTTGCCCGTCGCGTGGACAACGCCACCGGCACCACCTACCTGCTGGCCTCCGGCACCCGCGCGGGCCTGCCCGCCGGAAGCCCTTTGTCACACCACCAGTGGCTGGCGGTCGCCGAGGTGGCACGGGCCGCCGGCCGCGACGCGGCAGGCACCGGCGCGTTGATCCGCGCCGCAGCGCCACTCGACGAGGGCACCGCACTGCTCGCTGCGGCCCACCTGGAAACCGAGACCGTCAACACGGTCTTTGCCAGCGGCAAGCTCTCCGCCCGCAAGGAGCACCGACTCGGGGCCATCGTCCTTTCCAGCACCCCCATGACCCCCACTCGTGCCCAGGGCCGCGCCGCGGTGCTGGACGCCTTGCGCGAGCGCGGGCTCGGCATGCTGAAATTCTCCCCCGCGGCGCAACTGCTGCGCAGTCGGCTGGGAATGTTGCACCGTGAACTCGGGGACCCCTGGCCGGCCATGGACGAGGACTCCCTGCTGGCGGCCGCCGAGAACTGGCTGGCCCCGGAACTCGAGGCGCTCGCCGGAGGGAAGTCCCCGGGTTCCCTGGACCTGGTGGATCCGCTGCGTCGCCTGCTGCCTTGGCCCGAGGCCACCGCCATGGATGAGTTGGTCCCCGAACGCCTCACGGTGCCCAGCGGATCCAGGATCCGCATTGACTACCCGGGAATCGACGAGCCGGAAGCCCCTCCGGTGGTGGCGGTGAAGTTGCAGGAATGCTTCGGACTTGCCACCTCCCCGGCGCTGGTGCGCGGCCGGGTCCCGGTGCTCTTCCACCTGCTCTCCCCGGCTGGTCGACCGCTGGCGGTCACCGACGACCTGGCATCGTTCTGGTCAGGCCCCTACGCCCAGGTGCGCGCGGAAAACCGGGGCCGCTACCCCAAACACCCGTGGCCCGAGGACCCCTGGACCGCACCTGCCACCAAGCACGTCAAAAAGCGGATGGCCGGCGCTTAG
- a CDS encoding acyl-CoA dehydrogenase family protein: MSIEASLNTDFPSGVVEPEYELWGEVDVDPAGLFEDVNAEDRVYWDRARKFGLDEVRPVIDGYWDKSDYPLDLAKRLGELDLLRDGLELEGYPQMSVLAAGLVNMELSRADGSVGTIAAVQAGLALRSITECGSPGQIAHWGPKLANAEVLGAFALTEPTHGSDSVSLETRAVRVAGGYRISGEKKWIGNGSTGGITIVWARDEENKVRGFIVQQEWEGYTGTTIEGKLSLRAIWQAHIRMENVFVPDSHVLPGANSFKDTSKVLFATRLGVAWSAVGHATACYETAVQYAAQRIQFGRPLAASQIVQERLARMHSELATMQLTVMQATRREEAGTLTPVQASLAKFTCTRLARGIASNARDLLGGNGILLKNRVARHIADIEAIHTYEGTETVQALIIGRSITGISAFA, translated from the coding sequence ATGAGCATTGAAGCCAGCCTGAACACCGATTTTCCTTCCGGTGTCGTTGAACCGGAGTACGAGCTCTGGGGCGAGGTGGATGTCGATCCGGCAGGCCTCTTCGAGGATGTCAATGCGGAGGATCGCGTTTACTGGGACAGGGCACGGAAGTTCGGCCTGGACGAGGTGCGCCCCGTCATCGACGGGTACTGGGACAAGTCCGACTACCCGCTGGATCTGGCCAAGCGCCTGGGCGAGCTGGACCTGCTGCGCGATGGGCTGGAGCTTGAGGGCTACCCGCAAATGAGCGTGCTGGCGGCCGGCCTGGTGAACATGGAGCTCTCCCGCGCCGATGGATCGGTGGGCACCATTGCCGCGGTGCAGGCCGGGCTGGCCCTGCGCTCGATCACCGAGTGCGGCTCCCCCGGGCAGATCGCCCACTGGGGCCCGAAGCTTGCCAATGCCGAAGTGCTCGGTGCCTTCGCGCTCACCGAACCCACCCACGGCTCGGACTCGGTGTCGTTGGAGACCCGCGCCGTGCGCGTTGCGGGCGGCTACCGGATCAGCGGCGAAAAGAAGTGGATCGGCAACGGCTCCACCGGCGGAATCACCATCGTCTGGGCGCGCGACGAAGAGAACAAGGTCCGCGGCTTCATCGTGCAGCAGGAGTGGGAGGGCTACACAGGCACCACCATCGAGGGCAAGCTGTCCCTGCGCGCCATCTGGCAGGCGCACATCCGCATGGAGAACGTCTTTGTCCCGGACTCGCATGTGCTGCCCGGGGCCAACAGCTTTAAGGACACCTCCAAGGTCCTCTTCGCCACGCGCCTGGGCGTCGCCTGGTCCGCCGTGGGCCACGCCACCGCCTGCTACGAGACGGCCGTGCAGTACGCGGCCCAGCGCATCCAATTCGGCCGGCCGCTTGCGGCCAGCCAGATCGTGCAGGAACGCCTGGCCCGCATGCATTCCGAGCTTGCCACCATGCAGCTCACCGTCATGCAGGCCACCCGACGCGAGGAGGCGGGAACCCTGACCCCGGTGCAGGCATCGCTGGCGAAGTTCACCTGCACGCGGCTGGCCCGCGGCATCGCGTCCAACGCCCGCGACCTGCTCGGCGGCAACGGCATCCTGCTCAAGAACCGGGTGGCGCGGCACATTGCCGACATCGAGGCCATCCACACCTATGAGGGCACCGAGACCGTCCAGGCGTTGATCATCGGGCGCTCGATCACCGGGATCTCGGCCTTCGCCTAG
- a CDS encoding intradiol ring-cleavage dioxygenase: MEQHQQHQRPGAGHPAYKSRSLPRPHQDLEDQGLGFDVQTLIGRRGALKAFGVGALALGLAACTAITNDASTGTSAGEIPDETAGPYPGDGSNGPDVLEQSGIVRRDIRSSFGDANGTAEGVALDLELNIKDLANGGAAFAGVAVYVWQCDRDGNYSMYTPAAEQENYLRGVQVADAEGTVRFTSVFPACYPGRWPHIHFEVYPDAASITDSAQAIAISQVALPQDVSDAVYATDGYANSVRTLARLSLESDNVFGDDGGASQLATVTGETVAGYKAVLDVGVDTSTAPAAGAMPRGTPHGGNG; encoded by the coding sequence ATGGAACAGCACCAGCAGCACCAGAGGCCGGGCGCCGGCCACCCGGCCTACAAGAGCCGGAGTCTTCCGCGGCCCCACCAGGATCTCGAGGACCAGGGACTCGGGTTCGATGTGCAGACGCTCATCGGGCGCCGCGGTGCGCTCAAGGCCTTCGGCGTTGGCGCCCTGGCACTGGGCCTGGCCGCGTGCACCGCCATCACCAACGACGCATCCACCGGCACCTCTGCGGGAGAGATCCCCGACGAGACGGCCGGGCCCTACCCGGGGGACGGATCAAACGGGCCGGACGTGCTGGAACAAAGTGGCATCGTGCGCCGCGACATCCGCTCGAGTTTCGGGGACGCCAACGGAACCGCGGAAGGCGTTGCCCTGGACCTGGAACTGAACATCAAGGACCTGGCCAACGGCGGCGCGGCATTTGCCGGCGTTGCCGTCTACGTCTGGCAATGCGACAGGGACGGGAACTACTCGATGTACACCCCGGCAGCCGAGCAGGAAAACTACCTGCGCGGGGTGCAGGTAGCCGATGCGGAGGGCACAGTGCGCTTCACCAGCGTCTTCCCTGCCTGCTACCCCGGACGCTGGCCCCACATCCACTTCGAGGTCTACCCGGATGCCGCATCGATCACCGACTCCGCCCAGGCGATCGCCATCTCCCAGGTGGCGTTGCCCCAGGACGTTTCGGACGCCGTGTACGCGACTGACGGCTACGCGAATTCGGTGCGGACCTTGGCACGGTTGTCGCTGGAAAGCGACAACGTCTTCGGTGACGACGGCGGAGCCAGCCAATTGGCGACTGTCACGGGGGAGACCGTCGCCGGCTACAAGGCAGTGCTGGACGTGGGCGTTGATACCAGCACCGCACCCGCCGCCGGGGCGATGCCTCGCGGCACCCCGCACGGAGGCAACGGCTAG
- a CDS encoding GNAT family N-acetyltransferase, whose product MEPPHSRLHSLPGWPRATERLVLRPAAASDAEATWAYRRLPESSRWVTSAWNDLPDYRRSFTDPAHLRDRLVMESGGTVVGEAVVRLGDAWSQREVAHLAAGTEAELGWSLDPAAGGRGLATEAVSFLLRLCFADLGLRRVHARCFAANEPSWRLMERVGMRRESHLVAGALHRDGTWKDGYAYALLADQWRATQNA is encoded by the coding sequence GTGGAACCCCCACACTCGAGGCTACATTCCCTCCCCGGCTGGCCGCGGGCGACCGAACGGCTCGTGCTGCGCCCCGCCGCCGCATCGGATGCCGAGGCCACTTGGGCCTACCGCCGGCTTCCGGAGTCCTCCCGCTGGGTCACCTCTGCCTGGAACGACCTTCCGGACTACCGCCGCTCCTTTACCGACCCGGCGCACCTGCGAGACAGACTCGTCATGGAATCCGGCGGCACCGTCGTCGGGGAAGCGGTGGTTCGCCTCGGGGACGCGTGGTCCCAGCGAGAGGTCGCGCACCTGGCAGCGGGGACCGAGGCGGAGCTCGGGTGGTCCTTGGACCCGGCGGCCGGCGGGCGCGGGCTTGCCACCGAGGCGGTGTCCTTCCTGTTGCGCCTTTGCTTCGCCGACCTGGGCCTGCGCCGGGTCCATGCCCGCTGCTTTGCCGCCAACGAGCCCTCGTGGCGGCTCATGGAACGCGTAGGGATGCGCCGCGAAAGCCACCTGGTAGCCGGCGCCCTGCACCGCGACGGCACCTGGAAGGACGGATACGCCTACGCGCTGCTTGCGGACCAGTGGCGCGCCACACAAAATGCCTGA
- a CDS encoding ABC transporter ATP-binding protein codes for MEEQAAAISITGLKVMRGKNLVLPGLDLLVPRGEVVGLLGPSGCGKSTLMRSIVGTQIISGGVVRVLGDTAGSEKLRHRVGYMTQESSIYDDLPVGANLSYFAKIVGAPPAQVAEVIERTDLGSVVKSMAADLSGGQRSRLSLAIALLGTPELLVLDEPTVGLDPVLRVALWELFAELAAEGVTLLVSSHVMDEATRCDRLILMREGGIIAQETPAGLLARTGTTNAEDAFLALIRDTRESGAPGSEPHAPKHRATGGTP; via the coding sequence ATGGAGGAACAGGCGGCGGCTATCTCGATCACCGGATTGAAAGTCATGCGCGGGAAGAACCTTGTCTTGCCCGGCCTTGACCTGCTGGTCCCGCGCGGCGAGGTGGTCGGGCTGCTAGGTCCCAGCGGCTGCGGGAAGTCCACCTTAATGCGCTCGATCGTGGGCACCCAGATCATTTCCGGCGGAGTGGTGAGGGTGCTCGGGGACACCGCCGGGTCCGAAAAGCTGCGCCATCGCGTCGGCTACATGACGCAGGAATCCAGCATCTACGACGACCTGCCGGTGGGCGCGAACCTGTCCTACTTCGCCAAGATCGTCGGTGCCCCGCCCGCCCAGGTTGCCGAAGTCATCGAGCGCACCGACCTGGGATCGGTGGTCAAGTCCATGGCGGCCGACCTCTCCGGCGGACAACGCAGCCGCCTCTCCCTGGCCATCGCCCTTTTGGGAACGCCCGAATTGCTGGTCCTGGACGAGCCCACCGTCGGGCTGGACCCGGTGCTTCGCGTGGCATTGTGGGAACTGTTTGCAGAACTTGCGGCCGAGGGTGTCACGCTGTTGGTCTCCAGCCACGTGATGGACGAAGCCACCCGGTGTGACCGCCTGATCCTGATGCGCGAGGGCGGGATCATCGCCCAGGAAACGCCCGCTGGCCTGCTGGCGCGCACCGGAACCACCAACGCCGAGGACGCCTTCCTGGCGCTGATCCGCGACACACGGGAATCAGGGGCACCAGGCTCCGAACCCCATGCTCCCAAGCACCGCGCCACGGGAGGGACCCCATGA
- a CDS encoding SDR family NAD(P)-dependent oxidoreductase — protein sequence MRRQTIVITGASDGIGAEAARALSRLGHEMVVVGRNRERTAAIAREIQADHFLVDFSDLDEVRGLAVQLLQKYPRIDVLANNAGGIFTPARQSTGDGFEMTFQVNYLAPFLLTRLLLDRLIASRAAVINTSSVANRLYGRVDLSDLNAERYYDPKRAYGNAKLEQIMFTRELHRRFGSKGLASASFHPGIVSTGFSRSPGTSMEGIYGNRLISKLLATPRKGADTLIWLADEGSGGTWPSGEYFSRRKVARTNPQAKDDALSETLWNQSGKLLGIA from the coding sequence ATGCGTCGTCAAACGATCGTCATCACCGGCGCAAGCGACGGGATCGGTGCCGAAGCCGCACGCGCGCTCAGCCGTCTGGGACACGAAATGGTCGTGGTGGGCCGGAACCGGGAAAGGACCGCAGCCATTGCCCGGGAAATCCAGGCCGATCACTTCCTCGTCGACTTCTCCGATCTCGATGAAGTCCGGGGTCTCGCGGTGCAACTGCTTCAGAAGTACCCGCGGATTGACGTACTGGCGAACAACGCCGGCGGCATCTTTACCCCGGCCCGCCAGTCGACCGGCGACGGGTTCGAAATGACCTTCCAGGTCAACTACCTTGCCCCATTTCTACTGACCCGGCTGCTTCTTGACCGGCTCATTGCCTCGCGGGCAGCAGTCATCAACACCTCCAGCGTGGCGAATAGGTTGTACGGCAGGGTTGACCTCTCCGACCTGAACGCCGAGCGATACTACGATCCCAAGAGAGCCTACGGGAACGCCAAACTCGAACAGATCATGTTCACCCGCGAACTGCATCGCCGTTTCGGTTCCAAGGGCCTGGCCTCCGCGTCGTTCCACCCCGGGATTGTCAGCACCGGATTCTCCCGTTCCCCCGGCACGTCCATGGAGGGCATCTACGGCAACAGGCTGATCTCCAAGTTACTCGCAACGCCCAGGAAGGGTGCCGACACGCTCATCTGGCTGGCCGACGAGGGCAGCGGCGGGACGTGGCCTTCGGGCGAATACTTCTCCCGTCGCAAGGTGGCCCGGACCAATCCCCAGGCCAAGGACGATGCGCTTTCCGAGACGCTGTGGAACCAGTCCGGGAAACTACTGGGGATCGCGTGA
- a CDS encoding DoxX family membrane protein, producing MGFSIANTALRLVSGAYILNSGIGKLRMDAESAEGLQSMASNAIPQVEKVEPAVFGKALAFGEIAVGSALLTPFIPSRLAGLGLGAFAAGLVATYLKTPGLTESDGIRPTPNGVPMAKDLWLAGIAAALVFGRGKAKTKIKEVTAKKK from the coding sequence ATGGGCTTCAGCATTGCCAACACCGCACTACGACTCGTCTCGGGCGCCTACATCCTCAACAGCGGCATCGGCAAGCTGCGCATGGACGCCGAATCCGCCGAGGGCCTGCAGTCCATGGCCTCCAATGCCATCCCGCAGGTCGAAAAGGTCGAACCAGCCGTCTTCGGCAAGGCGCTGGCCTTCGGGGAGATCGCCGTGGGCTCAGCCCTGCTGACCCCGTTCATCCCCTCGCGACTGGCCGGCCTTGGACTGGGTGCCTTCGCGGCCGGACTGGTCGCCACTTACCTGAAGACCCCGGGACTGACCGAGTCCGACGGCATCCGCCCCACGCCCAACGGCGTCCCGATGGCCAAGGACCTCTGGCTGGCCGGCATCGCCGCGGCCCTGGTCTTCGGCCGCGGCAAGGCGAAGACCAAGATCAAGGAAGTCACCGCGAAAAAGAAGTAG
- a CDS encoding ABC transporter permease: MSIPRILATTARVLNQVRHDHRTLALLLLVPALLVGLVAWIFTDTPVFGRIGPAMIALFPFIVMFLVTSIATLRERRSGTLERLLSLPLGKADFILGYALAFGLLAIVQTGIAVGFAVWVCGLEVAGSLGLLFAVAIADALLGTSLGLLASAFARSEFQVVQFMPAFVFPQVLLGGIFLPRGELPEVLEGIGDWLPLSHAIDALNAVARDDQDAGYIWLRIGFVAAWILAAIVVGSMTLRRRTA, from the coding sequence ATGAGCATCCCGCGCATCCTGGCCACCACCGCTCGCGTGCTGAACCAGGTGCGCCACGACCACCGCACCCTGGCACTTTTGCTGTTGGTCCCCGCACTGTTGGTCGGCCTGGTCGCCTGGATCTTCACCGACACCCCGGTCTTCGGGAGGATCGGCCCGGCGATGATCGCGCTCTTCCCCTTCATCGTGATGTTCCTGGTCACCTCCATCGCCACGCTCCGGGAGCGGCGCAGTGGCACCCTGGAACGCCTGCTGTCCCTGCCGCTGGGCAAGGCCGACTTCATCCTGGGCTACGCGCTGGCCTTCGGGCTGCTGGCTATCGTGCAGACGGGGATCGCCGTGGGCTTTGCCGTGTGGGTCTGCGGTCTGGAGGTTGCCGGCAGCCTGGGGCTGCTCTTCGCCGTGGCCATCGCCGACGCGTTGCTGGGGACCTCGCTGGGGCTTCTTGCCAGCGCCTTTGCCCGCAGCGAATTCCAGGTCGTGCAGTTCATGCCCGCCTTCGTCTTCCCGCAGGTCCTGCTGGGCGGGATCTTCCTGCCGCGTGGCGAACTGCCCGAGGTCCTGGAGGGCATCGGGGACTGGCTGCCGCTGAGCCACGCCATCGATGCGCTGAACGCGGTGGCCAGGGACGACCAGGACGCCGGCTACATCTGGCTGCGGATCGGGTTCGTTGCCGCGTGGATCCTGGCCGCCATCGTGGTGGGGTCGATGACGCTGCGCCGCCGCACCGCCTGA
- a CDS encoding alpha/beta fold hydrolase encodes MPHAVNPVDAQTIYFDASDTGAPPVLLLHGSALSRSIWRGLGYVKALEPEFDTIRMDLRGHGRSGKPHDPAAYAMDLVLEDVKAVLAATGHESIHLVGYSFGSRVGLSLAIKHPSMVRSLTMLGGTHAIEAQHISTLFFDGYLEALKTGDMDAFIDGMEAGGGKLDPATRHAFASNDALALAAYFEATESGSAVSETLLHQLATPTLLMTGTRDVPRIDHSRVMASVMPHARLVALEGRSHGGTLYPPQQILEQLLPFLRSHS; translated from the coding sequence ATGCCCCATGCAGTGAACCCGGTTGATGCCCAGACTATCTACTTTGACGCCAGCGACACAGGGGCCCCACCGGTCCTGCTGCTGCACGGCTCCGCACTTTCCCGCTCCATCTGGCGCGGCCTGGGATACGTGAAGGCGCTGGAACCCGAGTTCGACACCATCCGCATGGACCTGCGCGGCCACGGACGATCGGGAAAACCCCACGACCCGGCCGCCTACGCCATGGACCTGGTGCTGGAGGACGTGAAGGCGGTGCTGGCTGCGACCGGACACGAGTCAATCCACCTCGTGGGATATTCATTCGGATCGCGCGTTGGCCTGTCGCTGGCCATCAAGCATCCATCCATGGTCCGCTCCCTGACCATGCTCGGCGGCACCCACGCCATTGAGGCACAGCACATCAGCACGCTCTTCTTCGACGGCTACCTCGAGGCACTGAAAACAGGCGACATGGACGCCTTCATTGACGGCATGGAAGCCGGCGGCGGGAAACTGGACCCCGCGACCCGCCATGCCTTTGCCTCGAATGACGCACTGGCACTGGCCGCGTATTTCGAGGCCACCGAGTCCGGCAGCGCGGTCAGCGAAACCCTGCTCCACCAGCTGGCGACGCCGACCCTGCTGATGACCGGAACGCGGGATGTGCCACGCATCGATCATTCCCGGGTCATGGCCTCGGTCATGCCCCATGCCCGGCTGGTGGCGCTGGAGGGACGCAGCCACGGCGGAACACTCTATCCGCCACAGCAGATCCTGGAGCAGTTGCTGCCGTTCCTGCGCTCACATTCCTGA
- a CDS encoding universal stress protein encodes MRDPEGSRPLRPDSPVLVGVFPGQHPEVLETAARLASVLRQDLVCAYALTGLDMTEWNVKASIDFDALHRDEREELGAEVIEDLQQRLGETLASYPMPWTLRILVGEAAGALGDFAVELGSSYLVVGSPRGKRRAFSGSRFSASTLARVLSRRQLPVLVVPPSIVPDPPATPYLP; translated from the coding sequence ATGCGCGATCCAGAGGGGTCCCGTCCCCTTCGTCCTGACTCGCCGGTGCTCGTGGGCGTGTTCCCGGGGCAGCATCCCGAGGTCTTGGAAACCGCGGCCCGCCTCGCTTCGGTCCTCCGTCAGGATCTGGTGTGTGCCTATGCACTCACCGGCCTGGACATGACCGAATGGAACGTCAAGGCGAGCATCGACTTTGATGCCCTGCACCGGGATGAGCGAGAGGAACTCGGGGCGGAAGTTATCGAGGACCTGCAACAACGGCTCGGCGAGACCCTGGCCTCCTACCCCATGCCTTGGACCCTGCGCATCCTGGTGGGCGAGGCGGCCGGCGCACTTGGCGACTTCGCCGTGGAGCTGGGTTCGTCATATCTGGTGGTCGGCTCGCCCCGTGGAAAGCGCCGCGCGTTCTCCGGTTCGAGGTTCAGTGCCTCAACGCTTGCCCGGGTCCTGTCGCGTCGGCAGCTTCCGGTGTTGGTGGTTCCGCCATCGATCGTGCCGGACCCGCCGGCCACCCCTTATCTACCGTGA
- a CDS encoding TetR/AcrR family transcriptional regulator — MITSSAVPDAALRLLVEKGFDATSVDSLAQAAGISRSTFFRRFGSKEEMVFADMETIIHHLETVLATSSAGPVASLVHAGLTVFDQHTARPEAAGLRHRLLLDVPSLRDRELVSIHRYERVFRNHLRDRGLYSLPNGRAMSIAFASGVVSVHNDHLRRWLRHPEDTRRPDLERELLALGSVFTPVLEPQESTPAPEPTTVVITIAGGTPDTESVLSQVRDALNRANG, encoded by the coding sequence ATGATCACCTCCTCCGCGGTTCCCGATGCCGCGCTGCGCCTGCTCGTGGAAAAGGGCTTCGACGCCACCAGCGTCGACTCGCTGGCACAGGCTGCGGGCATCTCTCGTTCCACCTTCTTCCGGCGCTTCGGCTCGAAGGAGGAAATGGTCTTCGCGGACATGGAAACCATCATCCACCACCTTGAAACGGTGCTTGCCACCTCCTCGGCCGGCCCCGTGGCCTCGCTGGTGCACGCGGGGTTGACCGTCTTCGACCAGCACACCGCCAGGCCCGAGGCCGCTGGCTTGCGCCACCGGCTGTTGCTTGACGTGCCCTCCCTGCGCGACCGCGAGCTGGTCTCGATCCACCGCTACGAGCGGGTGTTCCGCAACCACCTGCGTGACCGCGGGTTGTACTCGCTGCCCAACGGGCGGGCCATGTCCATCGCGTTTGCCTCCGGGGTGGTCTCGGTCCACAACGACCACCTGCGCCGCTGGCTGCGCCACCCGGAAGACACCCGCCGTCCCGACCTGGAGCGCGAGCTGCTGGCCCTGGGATCGGTGTTCACCCCGGTGCTCGAGCCGCAGGAATCGACACCCGCACCCGAGCCGACGACGGTGGTCATCACCATTGCCGGCGGCACCCCGGACACCGAGTCGGTGCTGTCCCAGGTCCGCGATGCCCTGAACCGCGCGAACGGCTAG